In one window of Frigoriglobus tundricola DNA:
- the argS gene encoding arginine--tRNA ligase, which produces MNLLTQVRALFEPAITALAPDKAKVPDYLNAIKPSSNADNGDYQANCAMALGKALGQKPQDVAKALVAHLPANDLLEEPTVAGPGFINLRLKSDFLAKAVQSIATDPKLGVAPAAEPKTFVIDLSGPNVAKPLHVGHLRSTIIGDALVRILRFLGHTVISDNHLGDWGTQFGMLIYGYRTFLDKKKYGGSNEDKVRELARLYVLVRQVAGTIDIISRGFTHFRDEGAFQANPVAELTRVYVNGLKRASAPDDDDDEGGAAGPPASNPVADGFRQETAKLHEGDAENLKLWREFMPPCMEEIHKVYKKLEVIPFDHEHGESFYQPMLAGVVESLRSAGVSEEGDGGSVIIRFGPENVALIRKRDRAFTYTTTDLATIKYRIETFKPDAMLYVVDFRQAQHFANLFEASRRWGYEGVELNHVKFGSVLNKDGKPLKTREGGTTELTTLLDRATELGGALFEMTYWQRKANGHDVPDWKEYTEDEKANIASAVGIGAVKYADLSQNRTTDYKFDFAKMLATDGNTATYMQYAYARCRAIFRKGDIDEARFRANPPAVAITHPAERTLALQLLRFPEAVEAAAADYLPHLITAYLWDLAKCFSGFFEGCPVLKAETPELKESRLLLVDLVGRVIKQALDLLGIRVVERM; this is translated from the coding sequence ATGAACCTTTTGACGCAAGTCCGCGCGCTCTTCGAGCCGGCGATCACGGCACTCGCCCCGGACAAGGCGAAGGTGCCGGACTACCTGAACGCGATCAAGCCGTCCTCGAACGCGGACAACGGCGACTATCAGGCGAACTGCGCGATGGCGCTGGGCAAGGCGCTCGGGCAGAAGCCGCAGGACGTCGCCAAGGCGCTCGTCGCCCACTTGCCCGCGAACGACCTTCTGGAAGAACCGACGGTCGCCGGTCCGGGGTTCATCAACCTCCGCCTGAAGTCGGACTTCCTCGCAAAAGCTGTTCAGAGCATCGCGACCGACCCGAAACTCGGCGTTGCGCCAGCCGCGGAGCCGAAAACGTTCGTGATCGACCTGAGCGGTCCGAACGTGGCCAAGCCGCTACACGTCGGTCACCTCCGCAGCACGATCATCGGCGACGCGCTCGTCCGCATCCTGCGCTTCCTCGGCCACACGGTCATCAGCGACAACCACCTCGGCGACTGGGGCACGCAGTTCGGTATGCTCATCTACGGCTACCGCACGTTCCTCGACAAGAAAAAGTATGGCGGAAGCAACGAAGACAAGGTGCGCGAACTGGCGCGCCTTTACGTCCTTGTTCGTCAGGTTGCTGGAACGATCGACATCATCTCGCGCGGGTTTACACACTTCCGCGACGAGGGTGCCTTCCAAGCCAACCCCGTCGCAGAGCTGACGCGCGTGTATGTGAACGGTCTGAAGCGAGCATCTGCGCCGGACGACGATGACGACGAAGGCGGCGCCGCCGGGCCACCCGCGTCGAACCCCGTTGCAGATGGTTTTCGTCAGGAGACCGCGAAGTTACACGAAGGCGACGCGGAGAACCTGAAATTGTGGCGTGAGTTCATGCCTCCCTGCATGGAGGAGATTCACAAGGTTTACAAGAAACTCGAAGTGATCCCCTTCGACCACGAACACGGGGAGAGCTTCTACCAACCGATGCTCGCGGGGGTGGTGGAATCGCTCCGGTCCGCGGGCGTGTCGGAAGAGGGCGACGGCGGGTCCGTCATTATCCGCTTCGGGCCGGAAAATGTGGCCCTAATCCGAAAACGCGACAGGGCGTTTACGTACACCACTACCGACCTCGCGACAATTAAGTACCGCATCGAGACGTTCAAGCCGGATGCGATGTTGTACGTCGTGGATTTTCGCCAGGCGCAGCACTTCGCCAACCTGTTCGAGGCGTCGCGCCGCTGGGGCTACGAGGGCGTTGAACTCAATCACGTGAAGTTCGGCTCAGTTCTGAACAAGGACGGAAAACCGCTGAAAACTCGTGAAGGCGGCACGACCGAACTCACGACCCTGCTCGATCGCGCTACCGAACTCGGCGGCGCCTTATTTGAGATGACCTACTGGCAACGCAAGGCTAATGGTCACGACGTGCCGGACTGGAAAGAGTACACAGAGGACGAGAAGGCGAACATCGCATCGGCGGTTGGCATTGGGGCAGTGAAATACGCAGACCTGAGCCAGAACCGCACCACCGACTACAAATTCGACTTCGCGAAGATGCTTGCGACCGACGGCAACACTGCGACTTACATGCAGTATGCGTATGCACGCTGTCGCGCTATTTTTCGCAAGGGTGACATTGATGAGGCTCGGTTCCGGGCTAACCCGCCCGCGGTGGCGATCACGCACCCGGCCGAGCGTACACTCGCGCTCCAACTGCTCCGCTTTCCGGAGGCGGTCGAAGCCGCGGCGGCGGACTATCTGCCGCACCTCATCACCGCCTATCTGTGGGACCTGGCGAAGTGCTTCAGCGGCTTCTTTGAGGGCTGCCCGGTACTCAAGGCCGAGACCCCGGAACTGAAGGAAAGCCGCCTGTTGCTGGTCGATCTGGTCGGCCGCGTCATCAAGCAGGCACTCGACCTGCTCGGTATCCGCGTCGTCGAGCGAATGTAA
- the obgE gene encoding GTPase ObgE, whose product MFVDRVELFVKGGDGGRGAASFRREKYIPLGGPDGGDGGNGGSVIVRADPNADNLAGLTMKKHWKAKNGEAGMGSKCAGKNAEDVVLLVPPGTLVRDRTRGNVLKDLVAPGDEVVVGKGGRGGRGNTHFKSATNRAPREFEPGEDGEERWILLELKVIADAGLVGFPNAGKSTFLSRVSRATPQIASYPFTTKSPNLGIVTVGDGPGFVLADLPGLIEGAAQGVGLGHEFLRHVERTRVLIHLVEPFPADGSDPVHNYHAIRKELREYAVPLDGKPEVVCVSKAELTGADEVRDKLAADLGHEVLLISSVTGQGLHTVVGRVTQMLADIKRDEALAAARKKPTEFPTEAAIRTGDFQTTAVTSITPPVEGEVP is encoded by the coding sequence ATGTTCGTCGATCGCGTCGAGTTGTTCGTGAAGGGCGGGGACGGGGGCCGCGGGGCCGCGTCGTTCCGGCGGGAAAAGTACATTCCCCTGGGCGGTCCGGACGGGGGCGATGGCGGGAACGGCGGGTCCGTGATCGTCCGCGCCGACCCGAACGCCGACAACCTCGCCGGCCTCACCATGAAGAAGCACTGGAAGGCCAAGAACGGCGAGGCCGGCATGGGCTCGAAGTGCGCCGGCAAGAACGCCGAGGACGTCGTCCTGCTCGTCCCGCCGGGCACCCTCGTGCGGGACCGCACCCGCGGGAACGTGCTCAAGGACCTCGTCGCGCCGGGCGACGAAGTGGTCGTGGGGAAGGGCGGGCGCGGGGGGCGCGGGAACACGCACTTCAAGAGCGCGACCAACCGCGCGCCGCGCGAGTTCGAGCCGGGCGAGGACGGCGAGGAGCGCTGGATCTTGCTTGAACTCAAGGTGATCGCCGACGCGGGCCTGGTCGGGTTCCCCAACGCGGGCAAGTCCACGTTCCTGTCGCGGGTGTCGCGCGCGACGCCGCAAATCGCCTCGTACCCGTTCACGACGAAGTCCCCGAACCTCGGCATCGTGACCGTCGGCGACGGTCCGGGGTTCGTGCTGGCCGACCTCCCGGGGCTGATCGAGGGCGCGGCCCAGGGCGTCGGTCTGGGCCACGAGTTCCTGCGGCACGTCGAACGGACCCGCGTGCTGATCCACCTGGTCGAACCGTTCCCGGCGGACGGCTCCGACCCGGTTCACAACTACCACGCGATCCGCAAGGAACTGCGCGAGTACGCGGTGCCGCTGGACGGCAAGCCCGAAGTGGTGTGCGTGAGCAAAGCCGAACTGACCGGTGCGGACGAGGTGCGCGACAAACTGGCCGCGGACCTGGGCCACGAGGTGCTGCTCATCTCGTCGGTGACCGGTCAGGGGTTGCACACGGTGGTGGGCCGCGTGACGCAAATGCTGGCCGACATCAAGCGCGACGAGGCGCTAGCCGCGGCCCGTAAGAAGCCGACCGAGTTCCCGACCGAAGCCGCGATCCGGACCGGCGATTTCCAGACCACCGCAGTGACGAGCATCACCCCGCCCGTAGAGGGGGAGGTGCCGTGA
- a CDS encoding type III pantothenate kinase, with translation MTPDVVVDIGNTRMKWGRCADGCVADVVRLPLDDAAVWEAELAQFPAPRTGARRWAVASVNPPALHRFVAWARDHGETAVFEDYTALPIRVSVDEPARVGLDRLFGAVAARALVPAGAPAVTVDVGTAVTVNLIDAAGSFQGGAIFPGPRLMARALNEFTAKLPLSEPRNNYADFRAPAKNTADAIRTGILAALSGGVVQLLGALADQCSVPLWVFVTGGGAHLLDGLDLSRVADLVMVPSLTLEGIRIAAEALP, from the coding sequence GTGACGCCCGACGTGGTGGTGGACATCGGCAACACGCGGATGAAATGGGGCCGGTGTGCGGACGGTTGCGTCGCAGACGTCGTGCGGCTGCCGCTCGATGACGCGGCCGTGTGGGAAGCGGAGCTGGCCCAGTTCCCGGCGCCCCGAACCGGCGCCCGCAGATGGGCTGTCGCGAGCGTCAACCCGCCCGCTCTGCACCGCTTCGTCGCATGGGCGCGGGACCACGGCGAAACGGCCGTGTTCGAGGACTACACGGCGTTGCCGATCCGCGTGAGCGTTGACGAACCGGCGAGAGTGGGGCTCGACCGGCTCTTCGGCGCCGTCGCCGCCCGGGCGCTCGTGCCTGCCGGTGCTCCCGCTGTCACTGTCGATGTCGGCACGGCGGTCACGGTGAACCTGATCGACGCGGCCGGCTCGTTCCAGGGCGGTGCGATCTTTCCCGGCCCGCGACTGATGGCGCGAGCCCTCAACGAATTTACTGCCAAGTTACCGCTGAGTGAGCCGCGTAACAATTACGCCGACTTTCGGGCGCCCGCTAAGAATACCGCTGATGCCATCCGTACCGGCATCCTGGCCGCCCTGTCCGGTGGTGTGGTTCAACTGCTCGGTGCGTTGGCGGACCAGTGCTCCGTGCCGCTGTGGGTGTTCGTAACCGGCGGCGGCGCGCACTTGCTTGACGGTTTAGATTTGTCCCGTGTCGCTGATCTGGTAATGGTTCCGTCCCTCACCCTCGAAGGCATCCGCATCGCGGCCGAGGCGCTGCCGTGA
- a CDS encoding GTPase — protein sequence MSDTVVSLLTPPGTGAIATVEVRGARAWELARQLFTPAGNPLPAIPEVNRFWFGTLGSDEVILAVLAADAVEIHCHGGRRVVQWVIDQFLVAGGVETSASGGRKPPESSITSAPIPAPAPTLMATSTVREGIASLGGLTPPARLPSTPSTLPTSSRLGGLTPPARLLQHAPTLRTASILLDQLNGAFANEVRRILALLGADPVEALDPLYRLAELGNTVGRHLVEPWKVVVAGPPNVGKSSLINALAGFQRAVVSDVAGTTRDAVSVQTAFDGWPVELIDTAGIRDAQGLEAEGIDHAKRALAHADLVVWVMDASSPTQVWPDEDTVAAVRVTKTRWVLVMNKCDQSVGWAPNDPPGGIHLSATTGANLQQLTDSIVCRLVPDPPSPGSPIPFTPHLIERVGSAHAALVASRPDEAAYMLREALAESEQHHFASPLGLSS from the coding sequence GTGAGTGACACTGTGGTGTCACTGTTGACCCCGCCGGGCACGGGTGCGATTGCCACGGTCGAGGTGCGCGGCGCGCGGGCGTGGGAACTCGCCCGGCAACTCTTTACGCCCGCTGGTAACCCGCTTCCGGCGATTCCGGAAGTGAACCGCTTTTGGTTCGGCACGCTCGGCAGCGACGAAGTCATTCTTGCCGTCCTGGCAGCCGACGCGGTCGAAATTCACTGCCACGGTGGGCGCCGGGTCGTACAGTGGGTGATCGATCAATTTCTCGTTGCCGGAGGGGTCGAAACCTCGGCGAGCGGGGGGCGTAAGCCCCCCGAGTCATCGATCACCTCTGCACCAATACCGGCACCGGCACCCACGCTGATGGCGACATCGACGGTACGGGAAGGTATTGCGTCACTCGGGGGGCTTACGCCCCCCGCTCGCCTGCCGTCAACGCCGTCAACTCTGCCCACGTCGAGTAGACTCGGGGGGCTTACGCCCCCCGCTCGCCTGCTGCAACACGCCCCCACGCTCAGGACCGCGTCGATCCTGCTCGATCAACTCAACGGCGCGTTCGCAAACGAGGTGCGGCGCATCCTCGCACTGCTCGGCGCCGACCCGGTAGAGGCGCTCGACCCGCTGTATCGGCTAGCGGAACTCGGTAACACTGTAGGGCGGCACCTCGTCGAGCCGTGGAAGGTGGTCGTTGCCGGCCCGCCGAACGTTGGGAAGAGTTCTCTTATCAACGCGCTCGCGGGGTTCCAGCGCGCGGTCGTTTCGGACGTGGCGGGAACCACGCGCGACGCCGTCAGCGTGCAAACCGCGTTCGACGGATGGCCGGTTGAACTGATCGATACGGCAGGGATTCGAGACGCTCAGGGGTTGGAAGCGGAGGGCATCGACCACGCGAAACGAGCACTCGCGCACGCCGATCTCGTTGTTTGGGTGATGGACGCCAGTTCTCCGACACAAGTATGGCCGGATGAGGACACGGTTGCCGCCGTGAGAGTAACGAAGACGCGGTGGGTGCTGGTGATGAACAAATGTGATCAATCGGTGGGATGGGCACCGAACGATCCGCCGGGCGGAATTCATCTCTCGGCCACGACAGGAGCGAACCTGCAACAACTCACTGACTCGATCGTGTGCCGGCTCGTTCCCGATCCTCCGTCTCCTGGCAGCCCAATTCCCTTCACCCCGCACCTGATCGAGCGAGTCGGTTCCGCACACGCCGCGCTCGTAGCGAGTCGCCCCGACGAAGCCGCCTACATGCTGCGTGAAGCGCTCGCCGAGTCCGAGCAACATCACTTCGCGTCGCCGCTCGGCTTGTCCTCGTGA